One region of Primulina tabacum isolate GXHZ01 chromosome 1, ASM2559414v2, whole genome shotgun sequence genomic DNA includes:
- the LOC142504937 gene encoding auxin-induced protein 15A-like gives MTIRQMLKRSLSSEKRSNSTGSADVPKGHCVVYVGESEHKQRFVIPISHLNHHSFQDLLCQAEEEYGFHHPMGGLTIPCSEDLFVDVASRLRRSI, from the coding sequence ATGACCATTCGACAAATGCTTAAACGATCTTTATCGAGTGagaaaagatcaaattcaacaGGATCAGCTGATGTTCCTAAAGGACATTGTGTTGTTTACGTAGGAGAGAGTGAACATAAGCAACGATTTGTAATTCCCATATCACACTTGAACCACCATTCGTTTCAGGATTTGTTGTGCCAAGCTGAAGAAGAATACGGATTTCACCATCCAATGGGTGGCCTCACCATTCCTTGCAGCGAAGATTTATTTGTTGACGTCGCCTCTCGCTTGAGAAGATCAATATAG
- the LOC142504945 gene encoding uncharacterized protein LOC142504945, whose amino-acid sequence MVREAVQELYGPALKQIGRPEFHKPYPDYKDVNNPYPRGYRVHDFSLFSGEDGQYSMEHIARFTIQCGELANLENFNNLNLRQFQNSLTGTAFALYASLPRNSMMSWQEMERQFHIQFYIIEPEVCIVDLSRVTQKKGESVESFIDRFKKMKNICKFRDFFELAAKVAEYEELLREESYKKKTAMESYYQEVEDVALEDIRSAGSCTVPLLKKKPAEPEKKNSSQIPKDMQYTFDVSKIMEVFDFLVKEKFITFPPDHRMPPTEELKGREYCKYHNSYNHATKSCWAFKNILQDIINKGVVKFPNKQESIAVDDDPFSPINFG is encoded by the exons ATGGTGAGAGAGGCTGTTCAAGAGCTATATGGGCCTGCCTTGAAACAGATAGGCCGCCCAGAGTTCCACAAACCCTATCCAGACTACAAAGACGTGAATAACCCGTACCCAAGGGGTTATAGAGTTCATGATTTCAGTTTATTCTCTGGGGAGGATGGCCAGTACAGCATGGAACACATAGCCAGGTTTACCATCCAGTGCGGGGAATTAGCCAACCTGGAGAACTTCAACAATTTAAATTTGCGGCAATTCCAAAATTCTCTCACAGGGACTGCATTTGCATTGTATGCCTCACTCCCCAGAAATTCaatgatgagttggcaagagATGGAAAGACAATTTCACATCCAATTCTATATAATAGAGCCAGAAGTGTGTATTGTCGATTTGTCCAGAGTAACCCAAAAGAAAGGAGAATCTGTGGAGTCTTTTATCGACAGGTTCAAAAAGATGAAGAATATATGCAAG TTCAGGGATTTCTTCGAGCTAGCTGCCAAAGTGGCTGAATACGAAGAACTATTGCGGGAAGAGTCgtacaagaagaaaactgctATGGAGTCTTATTATCAAGAGGTGGAAGATGTGGCATTAGAAGATATTCGATCAGCTGGTTCTTGCACAGTTCCCCTACTAAAAAAGAAGCCAGCAGAACCAGAAAAGAAGAACAGCTCCCAAATCCCCAAAGACATGCAGTATACATTTGATGTGTCAAAGATCATGGAAGTTTTCGATTTCTTGGTAAAAGAAAAATTCATCACATTCCCACCAGATCACAGGATGCCACCTACAGAAGAGCTGAAGGGACGAGAGTATTGTAAGTACCACAACTCCTACAATCATGCTACGAAGTCTTGTTGGGCATTCAAGAACATCTTGCAGGACATAATTAACAAGGGAGTCGTGAAGTTCCCTAACAAACAAGAGTCTATAGCGGTGGATGATGATCCTTTTTCCCCCATTAACTTTGGTTAA